The Silurus meridionalis isolate SWU-2019-XX chromosome 16, ASM1480568v1, whole genome shotgun sequence genome has a segment encoding these proteins:
- the rprd1b gene encoding regulation of nuclear pre-mRNA domain-containing protein 1B isoform X2, whose translation MSSFSESALEKKLSELSNSQQSVQTLSLWIIHHRKHSGAIVRVWHKELKKAKSSRKLTFLYLANDVIQNSKKKGPEFTRDFEGVLVDACSHVARETDENCRKHMLRLLNIWQERSLYRADFIQQLKLAIEDSNSPRHKAADEKKGLKRTFQKVQEEEEEDDDDDYRAQYSPHEADITGPQLTEELVKALQDLENAASGDAAVRQKIASLPQEVQDVSLLEKITDKEAADKLSKTVDEACLLLAEYNGRLAAELEDRRQLARMLTEYITSQKEALSEREKKLEEYKQKLARVTQVRKELKSHIQSLPDLSLLPNVTGGLAPLPSAGDLFSTD comes from the exons ATGTCGTCGTTTTCTGAGTCTGCGTTGGAGAAGAAGCTGTCTGAGCTGAGTAACTCGCAGCAGAGCGTTCAGACGTTGTCACTTTGGATCATTCACCACCGCAAACACTCAGGCGCCATCGTCCGTGTCTGGCATAAAGAGCTGAAAAAAG CAAAAAGCAGCCGGAAGCTGACCTTCCTTTACCTCGCCAATGATGTCATTCAGAACAGCAAGAAGAAAGGCCCCGAGTTCACACGGGATTTTGAAGGCGTCCTCGTCGATGCCTGCTCGCATGTAGCAAG agaaacaGATGAGAACTGCAGGAAGCACATGTTGAGGCTGCTGAACATCTGGCAGGAGCGTAGTCTCTACCGTGCCGATTTCATCCAGCAGCTCAAGCTGGCCATTGAGGACTCCAACAGCCCCAGACACAAAGCTGCAG ATGAGAAGAAGGGGTTAAAAAGAACGTTCCAGAAGGTtcaagaagaggaagaggaagatgacGACGACGATTACAGGGCTCAATATTCTCCCCACGAGGCGGACATCACCGGCCCACAGCTG ACGGAGGAGCTGGTTAAAGCCCTGCAGGACCTGGAGAACGCCGCGTCCGGTGACGCCGCCGTGCGGCAGAAGATCGCCTCGCTGCCGCAGGAAGTGCAGGACGTCTCTCTGCTCGAGAAGATCACAG ATAAGGAGGCGGCGGATAAGCTCTCAAAGACGGTGGATGAAGCGTGTCTGCTGCTGGCGGAGTACAACGGGAGACTTGCGGCCGAGCTGGAGGACCGCAGACAGCTGGCACGCATGCTCACCGAATACATCACCAGCCAGAAGGAGGCGCTAAGCGAGAGGGAGAAAAAACTCGAG GAGTACAAGCAGAAGCTGGCGCGGGTCACTCAGGTGCGTAAAGAGCTCAAGTCTCACATCCAGAGCTTGCCGGACCTGTCGCTCCTTCCCAACGTCACCGGAGGCCTGGCACCGCTGCCCTCGGCTGGAGATCTCTTCTCCACCGATTga
- the rprd1b gene encoding regulation of nuclear pre-mRNA domain-containing protein 1B isoform X1, with product MSSFSESALEKKLSELSNSQQSVQTLSLWIIHHRKHSGAIVRVWHKELKKAKSSRKLTFLYLANDVIQNSKKKGPEFTRDFEGVLVDACSHVARETDENCRKHMLRLLNIWQERSLYRADFIQQLKLAIEDSNSPRHKAADEKKGLKRTFQKVQEEEEEDDDDDYRAQYSPHEADITGPQLTEELVKALQDLENAASGDAAVRQKIASLPQEVQDVSLLEKITGQGSGDTNRENKEAADKLSKTVDEACLLLAEYNGRLAAELEDRRQLARMLTEYITSQKEALSEREKKLEEYKQKLARVTQVRKELKSHIQSLPDLSLLPNVTGGLAPLPSAGDLFSTD from the exons ATGTCGTCGTTTTCTGAGTCTGCGTTGGAGAAGAAGCTGTCTGAGCTGAGTAACTCGCAGCAGAGCGTTCAGACGTTGTCACTTTGGATCATTCACCACCGCAAACACTCAGGCGCCATCGTCCGTGTCTGGCATAAAGAGCTGAAAAAAG CAAAAAGCAGCCGGAAGCTGACCTTCCTTTACCTCGCCAATGATGTCATTCAGAACAGCAAGAAGAAAGGCCCCGAGTTCACACGGGATTTTGAAGGCGTCCTCGTCGATGCCTGCTCGCATGTAGCAAG agaaacaGATGAGAACTGCAGGAAGCACATGTTGAGGCTGCTGAACATCTGGCAGGAGCGTAGTCTCTACCGTGCCGATTTCATCCAGCAGCTCAAGCTGGCCATTGAGGACTCCAACAGCCCCAGACACAAAGCTGCAG ATGAGAAGAAGGGGTTAAAAAGAACGTTCCAGAAGGTtcaagaagaggaagaggaagatgacGACGACGATTACAGGGCTCAATATTCTCCCCACGAGGCGGACATCACCGGCCCACAGCTG ACGGAGGAGCTGGTTAAAGCCCTGCAGGACCTGGAGAACGCCGCGTCCGGTGACGCCGCCGTGCGGCAGAAGATCGCCTCGCTGCCGCAGGAAGTGCAGGACGTCTCTCTGCTCGAGAAGATCACAGGTCAGGGCTCAGGAGATACCAATCGAGAGA ATAAGGAGGCGGCGGATAAGCTCTCAAAGACGGTGGATGAAGCGTGTCTGCTGCTGGCGGAGTACAACGGGAGACTTGCGGCCGAGCTGGAGGACCGCAGACAGCTGGCACGCATGCTCACCGAATACATCACCAGCCAGAAGGAGGCGCTAAGCGAGAGGGAGAAAAAACTCGAG GAGTACAAGCAGAAGCTGGCGCGGGTCACTCAGGTGCGTAAAGAGCTCAAGTCTCACATCCAGAGCTTGCCGGACCTGTCGCTCCTTCCCAACGTCACCGGAGGCCTGGCACCGCTGCCCTCGGCTGGAGATCTCTTCTCCACCGATTga
- the tti1 gene encoding TELO2-interacting protein 1 homolog — protein sequence MVRLWRMADHQINDPKIAFAYLRPSCVLLTKEPTLSNIEALNGHLRCVSDGVLQLFQDYVLFPLRFVLKMPGAKREGIVQAVMDAMTYVLQTTCIQNWESLRDLFSELCLCICLPNDPGKPAPSSEELKLSVLRCLNALMHSAYGDVVFSMYKPAMLPGLGAAVSLFLALAEQEKAREVQASALRCLLSLFLQCDCERTHVEADEGERILLGNTLASFLPGITRALSLVISGDVRQGHMVTVKAMRVLYTTVGLVMADTQLQNNSTASAESPELGRIGDLVVKRTPSWSKSTSKRLALALQKVISYTAGHPHWRVRLELVNLSDHLLTRCSKSLPECIGHLLDALVGAVNDEEPRVKERCSEVLAEVSRRNQATGGQALNDVLSENLHSLASSLPRLMRTTDDNRKLFTLTVFLGYLKILGPQVDFVLRSAVHLERISKALMQVLELDVSDVRIVEEKSFAPLSDLAPDAPEVQHQRKYFLYFTDDKIFLVLKQVCRMLGCYGNLYLLVDHFLELYKESSVYRKQAALVLNEVISGAAGVGLENEDGSEIPRGSHDDLKSVIASIIEEYISLNNWHLASVMDDSEKEDAQEKHHSAVSSILSRADENQLTPSFSSKDPTLHQLNSNIWQICIQLEGISSFALALGSDFRLLLMTSLYPVLEKAGDTSLLVSQSALCTLHDICVACDYDSPKELVIRNADYLLNDVSLNLNRPSIHPHAPRVLAVMFAHSDAELLPLVAEVVQDVLTALDLSYDQRSGQFCAVLHSLMKALVRWFNTSTENRRKTSIARGNTQTPEALNLHQFLLDYRKQKDLADGIGIEEEAGAESETPAAPELKEEEDEGEEGPDVKTELPLHVSLTKDVMERCIHLLSHPNMGVRLKVLNIVELCVTVLCEMENELLPMVHRCWPALLQRLTNDDPLAIPRAFRVLCMLGETCGDFLRKRISKEVLPRLTSALSRQAETSARSGPVYTHTLAYKLQLAVLQGLGPLCVRLDLVDSDLDLILEACLPYLSVRQPIRLQEACLSVFRHVMQLDPDSCWLTLSEWFCPTSYEPPHALLFPVRPSGTSRARNEYTHNVLTLLQELEPHQEIHQHQEW from the exons ATGGTTCGCTTATGGAGGATGGCTGACCATCAGATCAATGACCCAAAGATTGCCTTCGCTTATCTGCGGCCCTCCTGCGTCTTACTGACAAAAGAGCCCACCCTGTCCAATATTGAGGCTCTAAACGGCCACCTGCGTTGTGTTAGCGATGgagtcctccagctgtttcagGATTATGTACTCTTCCCTCTCCGCTTTGTCCTCAAGATGCCTGGGGCCAAGCGAGAGGGCATTGTGCAAGCCGTCATGGATGCCATGACCTATGTTCTGCAGACGACTTGTATCCAGAACTGGGAATCTCTACGGGATCTTTTTTCTGAGCTTTGCCTTTGTATCTGCTTGCCGAATGACCCCGGAAAGCCGGCTCCGTCCTCAGAGGAGCTGAAGTTATCAGTGCTGCGATGTCTGAATGCTTTAATGCATTCTGCGTATGGAGACGTGGTGTTCAGTATGTACAAGCCTGCGATGCTTCCAGGACTCGGAGCCGCTGTGTCTTTGTTCCTGGCTTTGGCAGAGcaagagaaagcgagagaagtGCAGGCATCAGCGTTGAGGTGCCTCCTGTCTCTGTTCCTGCAGTGCGACTGCGAACGAACGCACGTAGAAGCGGACGAAGGGGAAAGAATCTTGCTTGGAAATACACTGGCGTCGTTCCTGCCGGGAATCACTCGAGCTCTGAGTCTTGTGATTAGCGGAGACGTGAGACAAGGACACATGGTAACAGTGAAAGCCATGAGGGTTTTGTACACCACAGTGGGTTTAGTTATGGCAGACACACAGCTTCAGAATAACAGCACTGCGAGTGCAGAATCACCCGAGTTGGGAAGGATTGGAGACCTGGTGGTGAAAAGGACTCCTTCTTGGAGCAAGTCTACTTCGAAAAGACTTGCCCTGGCACTGCAGAAAGTGATCTCTTATACCGCAGGGCACCCACACTGGAGGGTACGATTGGAACTGGTCAATCTGTCAGATCACCTTCTTACCCGGTGCAGCAAATCTTTACCCGAATGCATTGGTCATCTCCTAGATGCTTTAGTTGGTGCAGTAAATGATGAGGAACCTCGAGTTAAAGAGCGGTGCTCAGAAGTACTTGCTGAAGTGTCTAGAAGAAATCAAGCTACAGGAGGCCAAGCCTTAAATGACGTCCTGTCTGAAAACTTGCACAGCCTGGCATCTTCTCTGCCTCGCCTCATGAGAACGACGGACGACAACCGCAAGCTGTTTACCCTCACCGTCTTTTTGGGGTACCTGAAGATTCTCGGCCCTCAAGTGGATTTTGTCTTGAGGTCCGCAGTTCACCTTGAGCGAATATCTAAAGCATTAATGCAGGTGCTTGAGTTGGATGTCTCGGATGTCAGGATTGTAGAGGAAAAGAGTTTTGCACCGTTATCTGACCTGGCACCTGATGCTCCTGAAGTGCAGCACCAGAGAAAGTACTTTCTTTATTTCACAGACGACAAGATCTTTTTGGTGTTGAAGCAGGTATGCCGGATGCTTGGGTGCTACGGAAATCTTTATTTACTGGTGGACCACTTCTTGGAGCTCTACAAGGAGTCATCGGTGTATCGCAAACAAGCGGCCCTGGTGCTCAATGAGGTAATTAGCGGGGCAGCAGGAGTCGGGTTGGAAAATGAGGACGGTTCAGAGATTCCCAGAGGAAGTCATGACGACCTGAAAAGTGTGATCGCTTCCATTATCGAGGAGTACATCAGTTTAAATAACTGGCACCTCGCCTCTGTGATGGATGACTCGGAAAAAGAAGACGCACAGGAGAAACATCATTCTGCAGTCTCGTCAATTTTAAGCAGAGCTGATGAAAACCAACTTACCCCAAGCTTCAGTTCCAAAGATCCAACGCTTCACCAACTGAACAGCAACATCTGGCAGATCTGCATCCAGCTGGAAGGGATCAGCTCGTTTGCGTTAGCACTAGGCTCAGATTTCCGCCTGCTTCTGATGACATCTCTGTACCCAGTGCTGGAGAAAGCGGGGGATACTTCTCTGCTCGTCAGCCAATCGGCTCTCTGCACCTTGCACGACATTTGCGTGGCTTGCGATTACGACTCGCCCAAGGAGCTGGTGATCAGGAACGCAGACTACCTTTTGAACGACGTCTCCCTTAATCTAAACAGACCCAGCATTCACCCTCATGCCCCGCGAGTCCTCGCCGTCATGTTTGCTCATTCTGATGCTGAATTGCTCCCCCTAGTGGCTGAAGTGGTGCAGGACGTTCTAACGGCTTTGGATTTGAGTTATGACCAGAGGTCAGGGCAGTTCTGTGCGGTCCTGCATTCACTGATGAAGGCACTGG TGAGGTGGTTTAACACCAGCACTGAAAACCGAAGGAAGACTTCCATAGCCAGAGGAAACACCCAGACTCCTGAGGCACTGAATCTTCACCAGTTTTTGTTGGATTACAGAAAGCAGAAGGACCTGGCTGATGGCATCGGCATAGAGGAGGAGGCGGGGGCGGAGTCAG AAACGCCCGCTGCTCCtgagctgaaagaagaagaggacgaAGGAGAGGAAGGTCCTGACGTGAAAACGGAACTGCCCTTGCACGTGTCTCTCACGAAAGACGTGATGGAGCGCTGCATTCACCTGCTGTCTCACCCCAACATGGGAGTCCGATTGAAG gTGTTGAACATTGTAGAGCTGTGTGTGACTGTattgtgtgagatggagaatGAGCTTTTACCCATGGTGCACCGCTGCTGGCCTGCTCTTCTTCAGCGACTCACCAATGATGACCCGCTCGCAATCCCCCGAGCTTTTAGg gtgCTGTGTATGTTGGGTGAGACGTGTGGTGACTTCCTGAGAAAGCGAATCTCTAAAGAGGTCCTGCCCCGGCTCACGTCAGCGCTTTCACGCCAGGCTGAGACGAGCGCTCGCTCTGGTcccgtgtacacacacacacttgcatacaAGCTGCAGCTGGCCGTGCTACAGGGACTCGGACCTCTGTGTGTGCGCCTCGACCTGG TGGACTCGGATCTAGATCTTATCTTGGAGGCCTGTCTTCCTTACCTGAGCGTCagacaaccaatcagattgcaggAAGCCTGCCTCAG tgTTTTCCGACACGTGATGCAGCTGGACCCGGACTCGTGCTGGTTGACGCTGAGCGAGTGGTTCTGTCCCACGTCCTACGAGCCGCCTCACGCACTCCTGTTCCCCGTCAGGCCGAGCGGCACGAGCCGAGCGAGGAACGAATACACACACAACGTCCTCACACTGCTGCAGGAACTCGAGCCGCACCAGGAGATACATCAGCACCAGGAGTGGTAG